DNA from Mustela erminea isolate mMusErm1 chromosome 18, mMusErm1.Pri, whole genome shotgun sequence:
CCCCAGGATCGCTTTTCTGGATTATGGACTCTGTCGCCCTCTTGTGGGGTGAGGTGGAACTTCAGCGCGCGCGCGCAAGCACAGAAAGAAACAGGAACAGAGAGATGTGGTGGAAACGGGGCTAGAGAGGAGACTGTGATGGGGATCATGCCCCATTCCCACCTCCGGACCCAGGGTCCCTTCTCACCAGGGACACATTGCACCAGTCAACGCGGAAGTGAGGCGCCAAGGTGTCATAGCAGGACAGAAGTGGAGGCTGACCCTGGGCACAGCGAGCGTGGCTGTCTGGAGATGCCACCATCTTCAGGCAAGTGGAGAAGGGTGAGGTAGAGCCCACCTTGATGTAAACCCTGGGCCCGGACAGAAGCCACAGTTAGcatttggggcagggggagggctggaCACAGGAGACTTGGGGATGCAGGACCACCTTGAGACCTGGGTTATGGCGAGAGCACACAGAGCACCCTATTCTTCTGGGCAGCCTTATACTCATAGGAATGTCTTTTGATAGCTGAGTCTTTTATGTTCTCGTGGGCTATCAGGGAGTCTAGACTTCAATGTAATTAGGGTTTGGGCCCAGGAAGGGCAAGAAGATGAAGGGGTGTGGCTGGAGGGAAGCTGACGGTGATGTGAAACTGGGAGATCCACACGGGTATATGAAGGTGCAAGACGGTGCTCCATGACCACCCCTCCGGAAGGCCAGCTGTCgctacctcctccaggaagtcctcctggGTTGCAACTTACCCTTCCTTGCGACCCTCAATAGGAAGGGGGACGCGGCCCCCACGGTCCAAGGCGGAGGTAATGTTGAGTAGCTGGAGCTCCCCGGGCTCCCAGAGCCCTCCCAAGGCTGTGAGGAAGCGACTGGCAGGCGTTGAAGGCAGCACCTCCTCCACATCGTGGCTGCACACGAGGAACTCAGCTTGGTATGGCAGCAGGGGGCCTGCAAAGACCAGGTTGGCACTTGAAGCCAcacagaccctccccagccctcccccactcAATCTCCTCCGTCATGCCCCTCCTCCTCAGTCATGCCCCCTCAgactcctcccttcctccctaaCTTCCCATCCTTCACAGCCCTCAAATGCCCTTCCCACAACCTCAGCAACTCCCCAAGGCCCCACAGACCATGGGCAGAACGGCTGAGAAGACAGCTCTGGAGCCCTTCCAGGAGCCCCTGCTCCTACTGCTCCCAAGTGTCTCCGCACCCCCATCCCTCCTTCCAAGGGAACCCCCCGCAAGACTGGCATTGgcggggtggaggtggggcaggggttCGGCAGGGCTGACGGTACCTTCTGGATCCCCAATCAGCAGCACCAGCCTCTGCCGGGTGGTGTCAAAGCTATCCCGATTGTAGGCTGTGACCTGGGGTAGAGGGGTGGAGGATGAAAagagggctgagggagggggcGAGGGAGGAAGCGTGGGGGGCACTGAAACACCCTCAAATCAGAGCATCTAAATTATGTAAATGAACATGCACAGATGTCCACAGGGGGCACAGCCATTGGGGTCCTTGCCGGTACCTCGATGACCTGGCGCCCACGATcttcaggggtgggggtgccgtAGAGGAAGCCAGGCTGGCGGGGGCTGCGCTGGGTGTAGCGGAGCCACCGGGGCAGGTCTGGGTGTCCCTGGAGGTGGGCGTGGTAGGTgacaggggtggtgggggggacatctggtggaagggaggagaggggatgggAGAAGTGACAGGAGCCTTCACCGGCCCCTGGCCGGGCCTCTCCAGCCCACCAATGCCCTCCAAGCCCCTCTCACCCATGTGCTCGGGATGACGCAGGGCGGCTTCCTGGTCCAGGGTGTGCACGAAGACGCGGCCCACAAGAGGCTGCAGGGTGGTCTGCGGGGCCTCCGcatcccccagccctgccaggagAACTGTGGGGACCCCATATCCCCCCAAAGACACACATCAGCCTTAGTCCTGGGCAGGGGAGAAGCTCCCAGTGCCCCTAAGAGACGGGGGGCTCCCAGGAAAGGACGTTGGTGGGGTCCTAGCTATGCCACACACACCGGGATCAGTGACAAGTCCCAGACATTTCTGTCACTTCCTGTTCATGGGAATTCCCTCCCCCAGTCCACATTTTAGGCTCCCTTTGAGGGGTCACACTGGGCAGGGGCTGCAGTCCGGCtgagaggggtgtgggggtgtggggggtagaTGCGGGTTATGGGCACTTGTGAAGGAACTCGAAGAATGTGGGTGCCAGGGGCGCtcgggaggctcagtcagttaagcgttggacccttgatttcagttcaggtctcagggtcttgagatcgagcccgcTTAGGGTGCTCTGTCTTCCTCTCGCTCtactcctccccactgccccacaaGCGCTTTGTCACTCTCCCTGCTCTCGctctcagaaaataaataaataaataaataggaatttttaaaaaagaatgcagagcATCTggaaggctggaggggagggggagagggaaggaactTTTGAAGGAGGTGGGTGGCCATTCTGGTACTCTCTCCCAACTTCCCTAACACACAGCGGGGAAGGCGCCCACAGCAGAAGCCAATAAATGCTGAGCAAAAGGGATCTTAAGCCCCAGGGAAAGGACCTGCCCCAGCGGGCCCCCACACCCTCCCAAGGCCAAATTTAGCCTGGGCCTAGAAAGAAGGCCAACCAGCCAGCCCATTAAAGGGCCAACTACACTCTGGACCTGTGCGGTCAGGCCCACCTCGGCCTAGGACGCCCAACCCTTCAGAGCTCTCTGAAGCTCTCCATGCCCCCCACATCCCAgagccctgctcccagccccactTCCCTGGACCTCCTGCTGGACACAGCATGAGCACCCCAAGGTCCTTCTGGTCCCTGGCCCCAGACCCCTCTCCCCTGAGCTACCTCTGTCTTTCCACCTCTTTCCACTCGGACATCCCGTCCCTTCGTCCTGAGCCTCGCCCAGAAGAACGCCCCAACTTGCCTGCAAGAAGAATCCAGATTAGAGCGGCTGCCATGACTGCCCCCGCCTGCCGGCCCCTGTGAGTGACAGagacaggagcaggggaggaggcgagagggagggagggagagtgggagggcgGGCCGCTGGGGGAGGTGTCCCAGAGCAGCGGGCCCCAGCTTCTGCCAGGgggtccctccccatccccacctaaGCAGGCACTGAATCCAGGTTGAACACTCTCCTCTTAGGACACTATCCCTCCAGGGATCCCCTCCCTGTGGCCCGAGAACATTCTCTAAACCACCAATCCGAAAACCTTAGTCCTCCCTGGAAACACTAAGGGCTCCCCTTGCCCTGAGGCCCCAGCTCTTGATGGCTTTTAGACCCTGCCTGGGCCTGGCCATCCGGTCCAGAATCCCCGCCTCTCACCCCtgccaaccacacacacacacacacacacacacacacactctctctctctctctctctctctctaccccaggCTTCTGCCCAGCATCAATCTGCTGCtgccccctccaccacccccatcACTAAGTCCTTTGCACAAGCTGTTCCCACTGCTTGCAGTTCCTTTCCTGCCCTCATCAGACCAGCCAACGGCCACGCACCTGGCAAGACTCGACACAggcctcctctcctccctgcagGCACTCTGTGCTGCCTTCCTCTGCTAGGCCCAGCTGGGTGCCCGCTgggccccccccccaccccgtgcagcactgcagggggtgggggagactaGAATCTTTTTATCTCCGTATGCCCGGACCTGGCATGGGGCCTGGCAATGAGCAGGTATGGGGGGGACAGCACGCCGAACAGCAAGGTGCCCATTCATCCAGCCCTGACCCCCAGAGCAGACACCCCCAGCACGTACCCCAagtctgggaagagagagagagagtcctggACAGGACTAGCCAGGTAGAGCCGGGGGAGTGGAGGAGGCGGCACAGGCTTGGAGACCTGCCAACTGGACATGAACCTCACCTTGACCCCTCACTGGAGACCTGGCCTTGGAAAACTTCATTTGCCCTCTCTAGGCTCTGTTCCCACAACTACAACCTAGCACGACAGTGCTCACCTCTCGGTGTGCTTGTGATGAAGCCACAACCTCATGAACTCAGTGCGTGCTTAGAGAGCAGCCCCtattggcgggggtggggtggacggggttggggtgggggtggggacagacaCGTGCCCCACGGGAGTGTGCACGCGGATGGGTACTGCCGGCTAACCCCCCCCTGCCGCCCTGCACCAGGCTTGGATACACGGATACACATACACGGATGGACTGTAACTCCTTCCATCCCCGCAGCCGTTCCCAGGAGGGCTTTCATCCCCATTTTCAGACAAGAAGAATGAGGCACCAGCTCTTcatgacctcccaccccccagggccGTACAACCAAACAGCTGAGGCTCGTGCCCCGGCTGCGGGGGGCACCCTGTCCGCCTCCATCTTGCCTCAGTCAAAGATCTGGGTCCAGGTGTGAAGGGGATGGCATGCCCTTCTCTCTGGGGGCTTCGAACTCAGAGCCAGCAGAGGGTACTCTCCCTAGATGTCttgaggaggaggtggggaccCAGGGGTGCCTCCTGGGTCCAGAATTCCTGGTGTGTGCAGGAGTCTCCCTCCTGGGCATCTCCATCTCCCCCCACCATACCCATTGCCTCACACAGGGACGCCTGGAACCAGTTCTGGTCAGAACTGAGGGCCACGGCGTTGGCCTGCCAACTGGAATGACTAGGGTGCAGGTTACTTAGtcctcatctctttttctctcttcctgcctgaccATCCCACCCATCCCTGGAGAGCCACCAGATTCCACAGTCAGCATCCACTCAGACTCTCAGACAGGGCAGGGTTTGTCCCAGAGTCACCGTGGcgcctctctgccttctcagaCATGGAGACGGAGGGCATGAGGCAGAAAGGTtctggaggcagacagagggcTCTGAGGGAGTCTGGCCAGCTGCCCAGTCCTCAGCCCCTCAGCGGCCCCTCGCCTGCTCTTTTCTGGAGCCCCCCACTCACACCTTCAGCTGTCCTGAAGTAGCTGTGTCTGAATGCAGTGCCACCAGGCCCCAGAGGTCAGTTTCCTTACGGATCCTTCTCGCCTTCTCCCAACCAAGGACTGTGCCAGGAGCCAGCCAGAAGTCCCCGGTGGCCGACCAGAGGACCTCAGAGCTGTCTGGATTGCAAGCTACTGCTAGAATTCTCAGCGTTTCTGTTCCCTGGGGCCTGATCATAGAGAGAGGGGTCACAGGGTCCTTAAACTTCTTagtttgcaaattttattttattttattttaagtaggctctacactgagtgtggagcccagtgggggccttggactcttgaccctgagatcaagacctgagctgagatggagagtcagacacttaactgattgagccatcgtGGTGCCCCTTAGTTTGCAAACTTTAAACAAAAGTCTacagaataggggcgcctgggtggctcagtgggttaaagcctctgcctttggctccggtcatgatctcagggttctgggatcaagccccgcatcaggctctctgctcggcagggagcctgtttccccctctctctctctctgcctccctctctgcctacttgtgatctctgcctgtcaaataaataaataaaatctttttttaaaaaagtctacagaataaaagaatgaaagctcCATATATCTACCCTCCAGCTTCAACTGTCAGCGACTTATAGCCAATCTCCTGTCACCTGTGCTCCCCCAACTCTCCCTCCTGTTTCATTTCCTCTGTCAATATTTTAGCATGTATTTTTGAAAGATGatgactcttttatttttattattttaatagaatgACTCTTCTTTAAACAATCACAATTGTTATACTTCGTATATTAGTATACCTTAAAGTTAATGATAATTCCTTGATATCAGACCTATAGTGTTCAGATTTCCAATTTGTCatgaatgtcttttctttttaacagtgtATTTGTTTGAATCATGATCCAAATAGAGCACACACACCGAAACTGACTGATGTGTCTCCTTTAAATCTCTTTAAGTCCATAGGTTCCCCAtccaaacctctctctctctctctctttttccttgagAGAACCAGGCCATTTGCTGTGCTGTTTTCCAGTCTGGGTTTTGCTGATTGCATCTCTAGGGTGTTCTTTAACACATCTCTCTGACCTCTGTACTTCCTGTAAATTGTATTTCCTGCACATTGTTTTTTCCTGTAAATTGTATTTGGATTCAAAGTCCTGATCAGGTATAGGTTCTATTTTCCTTGGCAAGGCCACTTCACAGATGGTGGGATTGCTTCTTCCATCCAGAAGTACAGGAACTGTGATGCTCTGTGCCTCATCCGTcagtcccccgccccccaccctgcaaaTGGTGATACTCACATCCAATCACTCCTTCCTTTATTAGAATAATTCTCAACACAGAAACTGTGCCTCGCTTACTAGTTGGTTACTGAGTGTTGTAGCTCCTATGGAAAAAGATAGGACAAATACTCGATTCTGTTCCTATATTTGCCAATTTCGAAATAATGAATTGATTCTCCAGCATCCCTCAAACCTTAGCCCGTTAGCTTTTCAAAAACAGTAGCATAATTATGAATTTATGGCTTTAGGCATATTTGATTGCTTCAGTCTTTTGTGACAAGAGTCCCCTCCTGGTCCTTGGACTGTCCCTTCTTGAGCTCCTGAGGTGGCCCTCACCTGTCAGAGCATCCGTCTGGGGGGACAGGTGGGTCAGGTCTATGCCTCTCCACACCTGTTTCCCCAGCTCTCTGCCGGATCTCCGCTTGTCAGTGTCCCGATTTAATTCCTCTGGTCCTTTGTCTCTGGCTCTCCCCATCTCAGTGAAAAtcttctgaatgaatgaatgattgaatgaatgccTCATCTCCCCAACTCTCTCCTTCCACTTCTGTCTTTATGAACCTCTTGATTTCTGAGGaccatattttcttcatctgcatCTACAACGGGGGATTATATGTTGTCATGAGGGACAAAGGAAAGGGATTCTCATCATTGTGATCTGATTGTCGCATCTGCCTCCCAGACtccacccccaccttcctccccctcctcttcgcCGCCCCCCAGCGCCTCAACAAAGGATGCGATCTGTCAGTTAGCCACGAGAGGGCGCGTTCGCGACCGCAGCTTGGACCTGCGCCTGCGCAATACTGGGGCAGAGCGAGGACTGGGCGGGAGTCGGGTTGAGGGGCGGGAGCGCTCCGCCCCGGGTTGGGGTTGCGCGTCAGAAGTGTTTGCTGAGCACTGCAGCTAGAGGGGGCGACGCAGGAGGAAGCCCACGGCCCGGAGCCTGACTTCGTCCTCCCCTTCCGGGTCCAGAGGATGTTTTCCCAAGCCGGGAGGCGATCCGCCtagctgcggggggggggggggggggggggcggggactgGACACTGCCCTTTTTCCCACCATCCCCATCATTTGTATCAACCCTCCGACTTCCAAGGACATGTCCCTATTTCTCCACTCTTCGCGACCTTTGGGGGCACGAGTCTGAGGACCTAAATGTACCCAGattcctcctccctttttttttttttttttaaatctttggccTTCAGCCCTCAAAGAGGTTCCTTGAGCCTTGTGACCGCCCAGAGCCATCAATCCTGAGTCTGAGAATACCAGACACCACCACCCCTAGCCAAACTTTGTAGCTtaggggagaaacagagaaagggagggactGTCAAAGAGCTCACAGCACAGTGTTCTGCCCAGCTAGATCTCTGGACAAGGAGGAGAGACACTCCTGCTCTGTAAAGTGGGGGTAATAAGGATCAATGAGATAGTGAAAgcgaaagtgctttgtaaattgTAAAGCTCTGGAGAGAGTAAggggtcttttatttatttagaactgAAGGCGCAAGACTGTAGCTGCCCAGGGCCAGGCCACCCGCACAGACCGAGAGCTGGGAGAAGTCAGATTTAAAAGCCACCACCGCTCAGCGATGGAAggattaggaaaataaaagaaacaaaaaatctttgACATTTTTTGCGGatggtataaatatttatatagaaaatctaAGAGGTTCTACAGGCATGTTATTAGGGTTCTTAAGAGAGATCAGCAAGGTTGTTGGATGaaagttaatatccaaatataaataaaatacaaactccaacagtgtttctatacactaacaggaATTTTGTAGAAGCtgtaatatcttttaaaaaataaatcactggggcgcctgggtggctcagtgggttaaagcctctgccttcagctcaggtcatgatctcagagtcctagggttctgggatcgagccccacatggggctctctgctcagcggggagcctgcttcctcctctctctgcctgcctctctgcctacttgtgatctctctctctgttaaataaataaataaaatctttttaaaaaataaatcattaacactaaaattaaaattgtacAGAACCCCCAAAAAACTCACAGATACTTATGAAGCAAAACGATAGgtgtaaaactataaaaaccaTAGGCTTTTAAAGGAGTAAGTGGAGAGATGTATTCAATTTAGGGATGAGATTCTTAATGTCAGGAAGACAATTCTCTCCATATTAATCTTCTGATTCAATGCGAGTTCAATGAATATCCCAGTAGGATTTTTCAGAGAGTTAGGCAAGCCGgttctaaaattcatacagaagaGCCAAGGACCAAGAAAAGGCTAGacaatttaagaaagaataagCCCCTAACACATACCAAGACCTATTTGGAAGcgatagtaattaaaacaatgtgtATTGGTGCCGGGCTAGACAAAGAGATCAATAGAATAGAGTGCCCAGAACCAGATCCAAGCTTATGTGGGAAATGTGATTTATGATGTCAGTTGCATTGCAACTCAGTGAGAGGGAACAGACTAATAAAAAGTGTTGTGACAGTCGGCTTTTCGAATGAAAAATCCTCACACCATCCATAAATAttaattccagatggattaaagacctaaaagtgaaagaaacaaaacttcaaaatacttagaagaaaatgtaggcgATCTCAGGATAGGAAAAGAGTTCTCAGACAAGACGCAAGTCACCAAAGGTTGATTGATTTTACTATATtacataaaaagggaaaagaaaagaaaaagctttctgGTATGAAATTATAAACAAAGTTACAAGACAAGCAACAGCCTGGGTGACCATGTCAGCGCATGTGAAACAGACAAAAGGACCTGAAAACAATGTAGCGTGTGCAactgtactaaaaaaaaattagaattaaagaTAAACAactaaaaggttagtatccaagatatataaagaactcctacaaatcaagGAAAGCCCAGACCTTTTGCGTGCCACCCTAAATAgcattcctttccttcttccatgaTAATGGAACCTTGGTCTGATTCAGGAATCCAGAGTCTAGGCTTTTGGGGAGGCTGGGTTAGCTGCATTGGGTGAATGGCGATTGGTCTAAATATAGTACAATAATTCAGTTCCTCTGCTCAGTGATTGGTTTAAGTATGGACACATATGGAGACCGGAGACTAGAAGGGAGATCTGCTCTGGGGCCTCTGGGAAAGATACACTGGGAAGAAAATGTCCCCTTTCTTCTACCTCTGGACATTTTCTGCACAAGAAAACTGAGGGGAGGCCACCACTGTGGACAATTGAGGGGACTGGTCTAATATGCAAGCCAACACAATGAGGAGGATTTTGTGGAAAGATGGGAAGAACCTGGTTCTTGATGGTCAGAGCTGAGATTCTGAATTTAACCAACCCTAAGACTTCTTGTTATGTGAGatcataaaattccttttttgcttAAACCACATCTAGTTGGGGTTTCTATAATTCGTATCAAgccagaggggcgcctgagtggctcagctcagtcgttaagcatctgctttgggctcgggtcatggtcccaaggtcctggaatcgagtcccgcatccagctccctgctcagcggggagtctgcttctccctctcccaccaccctgcttgtgttccctctctcgctgcctctatcaaataaataaataaaatttttaaaagatagaaagaaagatagatagatcgatagatGGTTCACTATCAAtcaagatagatagatagatagtctCACAAGAGCAGATGTGGGCAAGGATGTGGCCAGACAGGATGCCCTGTACAAGGCTGGTAGCAAGAGCATAAAGGGGAGCTGTCGCTGGAGAGAGTGGTCAGACAGAGCTAGCCAAGTAGAAAGTGTGCCTGCCCACAAGCCTGTCTCCCTGCTCTGAGGTGTCTGTTCTCCAGTGGCTTCACGCCTGTACAAGGGTGCTCACCACTGCCCCATTTATGACGGCAGAACGCAGCAACACGCCCAGTGCCCTTCAGTGGAGGAACCGATAAATGAACGGTGGCTTAGCTCCACAATGAAATACCAAACACAAGTTAAAGTGA
Protein-coding regions in this window:
- the SGCA gene encoding alpha-sarcoglycan isoform X1; this translates as MAAALIWILLAVLLAGLGDAEAPQTTLQPLVGRVFVHTLDQEAALRHPEHMDVPPTTPVTYHAHLQGHPDLPRWLRYTQRSPRQPGFLYGTPTPEDRGRQVIEVTAYNRDSFDTTRQRLVLLIGDPEGPLLPYQAEFLVCSHDVEEVLPSTPASRFLTALGGLWEPGELQLLNITSALDRGGRVPLPIEGRKEGVYIKVGSTSPFSTCLKMVASPDSHARCAQGQPPLLSCYDTLAPHFRVDWCNVSLVDKSVPEPADEVPTPGDGILEHDPFFCPPTEATDRDFLTDALVTLLVPLLVALLLTALLAYIMCCRREGQLKRDLATSDIQMVHHCTIRGNTEELRQMASSREVPRPLSTLPMFNVRTGERLPPQVDSAQVPLILDQH
- the SGCA gene encoding alpha-sarcoglycan isoform X2, giving the protein MRRPRRPPCSLLWAASSCTPWTRKPPCVIPSTWVTAYNRDSFDTTRQRLVLLIGDPEGPLLPYQAEFLVCSHDVEEVLPSTPASRFLTALGGLWEPGELQLLNITSALDRGGRVPLPIEGRKEGVYIKVGSTSPFSTCLKMVASPDSHARCAQGQPPLLSCYDTLAPHFRVDWCNVSLVDKSVPEPADEVPTPGDGILEHDPFFCPPTEATDRDFLTDALVTLLVPLLVALLLTALLAYIMCCRREGQLKRDLATSDIQMVHHCTIRGNTEELRQMASSREVPRPLSTLPMFNVRTGERLPPQVDSAQVPLILDQH